TCCATCTCATGTCCCATGACCTGCTATTTTTGACACACCTTGATATGATGTGTCAAAAGGAGAATATTGTGAACCCGAGAGGGGACACGAGTGGGATAGATGATCCACTCCCATTATTACCTTCATTTCCCCTCTGCAAACCATAATCCAGAAGAACAACTACTCTTTCTGAAGTCTTCTTCGCCTTATTTATAAATGTAATTAACAGTCACAAGTTACATGTGCTGCTAAATCACTTTAATCCAAAAAGGGGAACAGGCCAACTCAAAGAAAGCTAAAAGAAGGAAGAACAAGAAACAGGAAAGATGAACTTTAACCTCCAAAGGCAACTCTATTGTTGTCCATCAACCGCTTCTTCCCTCGATCATACAAATAAAGATATTCAGCACCGTCTTCTCCTACCTGGAGAGAGAAACGGATAACAAATCAGTCGAGGACTGCTTCActtaaaaatcaaaatttagaAATGTAACCAAGAGCATAAATAGAATAAAGGACAGTTTCTAAACAATACCTCAAATAGAAAATCAACTGAATTCATTTCAGGGTATTTCCACTTTAAGAGTCCCTCGTGAGTCCTGGGAACATAGGGATCATCCCAACCCTAATGATGAAGTATACAGAAAAGGAAAGTTAAATCTTAACAGGAGACTTTCCAATTGTGTTGTGAAATCGCAAGGGATAGCCTCAACAGTCCTGATCCTCTCAAAGAATTATCATTCTTTTCTCTATGTTAAAATCTCTAAGAATAAAACAGATTCGATACTTGAACACATGTTTACCATTGGAATTCAACCCGTATTTCGGACGAGATAAAAAACGAAGTACCATTAAAAGAGCACATTATAATCTTAATACATATCCCTTTTATTTAAAATTTTGGCAGTAGCTTATAGCTCAGCACTCAATTCTTTAACTCTCTAGTGCAACTTTTGAGTTTGATTTCTGAGTGATTTTGGAAAATCCTGAAAATAGTAGCTGAGAGCCTGAGATAATTTAATACTAAGCCTATTTCTGTATTGTATGTGAGACTTTGTAAATGAAGACCATTCCAGAGTAATTCCACGTAGCAACTGCTATAAAAATTTACCTGAAATATAAGACCATCGGCATCATGAGAAAGTTTAGGGATGAATTCTTTCAAAACCTTTCCCACAGTTGAGAGCAACCAAAAGTCCTTCCTCCTAACCTGAGAAACATCATATAAGCTACTATTAGCCACAAAAAATGACCAAAAAGGGAAGCAAGAGAATAAAAGAGGGCGAGAAAGGTTTTCTGACAATGGATTAACTATAGTATGAATCGAACAGCATACCCTAAATGGTTCTAGATCATATCTATAAGGAGGTTTAGGGTGTTTGTCCATTGCCCGCCGCTCATTCTTTCGAGGATCAACCACCTCTTTCTCAATCAACTTCCAACGCTCACAAAAGGGTAGCTGCAAGGAAAGAATTTATCAGAACAATGAAATGAACTCAAACATTAAGTGGTCCTTTGCAAAGTACATTCACATCAGTGGCAGATATTTGGATATCAGAAGGATGCAACTTTGGATCAAAGCACAGAAAATGTTCACAAACTGTGGTCTGTGGATTAGCTTGGAGAGTTGCCAAACACAAACTCACATGTAGATCAATTTTTTTTGGCAAAGACAACACTGTTATCCGCATTTCAGTAGATAAGAAATTACAGACAAGGAACAGAGCAGGCTTCATTAGATACTGTTCTCAAGAAAGAGAATCATGGGtgaaaagaaaattgaagattAAGTAGTAACTCAAGATTATTTTCGCAATCAATCTCTACCTATAGTGAATTCAAATAGATTGGCTACCTGGAAACCACTCTAGCATCCCCGCTTTAGGACACTGCCTTGAACAAGATCACCTAAAACTCCTATTCTTTACATCAGAACATAATATTCCCTCTGTTCTTTGATGAATCACGGATCACTACACCAAACGTTGACATTAAAAAACTAGCCAGTTTACCACATCGGTCACTTGCAATCAAAAATCAACTACGGGTTGCAATAGTCCCCTCCCTCCTCTTTCTAGCTTCCCCAGCCATTCAAATACGAAAAGGGATTTCTAACGTTGTTCCTTACACTAgcaacaaacttaataaaagagAATGAACCTAACAAAGGAAAAATACAGAAAGGAACTGGGAGCATATCAAAGGGACAAAGGGAGTAAAATGAAGTCATCAGTGATCTTTAGCTGATAAAACTAAATCCTAGCATGATTTCTATATTTGATAACAGACTTAGCAGCAAAAATAAAAAGGACTTACAAGAAAAATAGAGAACACAGCACCGACAATTGacagtaataaaaaaaaaacgaatttgAAATTTAGTTCAAAGGTAGAAATTGACAGCTATGCACGGAGAAAGTAGCGGGGCACAAGACACTCAATGGATGACTGCTATACACTCATCTACTACCCTAAAATACACCTCATATATTAATTCTTGATCTCAACTTTCAAGGACTTCAGCATCAAATATCTGATCGAGGCTAGCAAACCCTAGATTTCAGAAATGACAATTGTTACTCTAGAATCACTTCTGTGCATTTTATCGTCAAGCCAACCTGTATCCTATGTCCAACATGGTCATGCTAGTATAGATGTTAAGTCCAATCATCCACTGATTGTTCTGTGATGCATCAGGTGGGATGACAAGGATATCCACAGCTCTTAATCTTCTAATAGTCATCTAAGAAATTCCCATATTACTCAAGTCTTAATGGTTGGTAGAGACACTAGAGAGAAAAGAGGAACCTTTTCTTGCTACCAACCTCATGCATTATAAAATTCAGTTACATACTATCCTGTGTTATGGAGCCTGTGCACGTATGTGCATCACTTGCACAGATAAAAACAAGCCAACATACAAAGATATTGTTATTTTGCTATTCCCCTCTTCGTCGCCAAACAAAACGGTCAATCAGAAGTTTATCTAAATTTAGATTCTACAAATGACATCAACACCCCAAGCTGAATCACTAAATGAAGGTTTGGATGGTGCTAAGCCACATTACAATCTTATGTACTCCGTATTTCTTTTAATAGAGAAAGAGGAAAAATGTAGGGGAGAGAAAAGGATCACAAGTAGGGGTGTAATTGATcatgattctttttttttttatcactctTAATAGTCATTAACCCTTTGTTTGGATGGATTAACTTTGAGGAAAACGGAGGAGACAATTTCAATAGTTTTGATAGAATTAGAGGCAAACGAAGATGGGAAAATGACGCCGCCATTTCCCTCCTACAAGATAACTTAGAATTTTTCGAACACAAAATATTTGGATAGAAAATGACATTACTCCTCCCCGCTCCCTCCCTTCCATTACCTACACTTCCTGCCTCCTTTTGTGTATCCAAACAAGGGAAAATGACACCAAGGGTAAAGAGATTAGAATCCACCCCACAAAGTAATGTAGTAATGATTCCTCTCCATTACTCATCACCAATCTTGTCATAGTTCTTGTTTTAAGAACTATTACTCCGGTAATAGTTTTACCTCCATCTAAAGAGGCTCAGCGAGCCATAAAGTTTTTCTCTTTAGCTTGCCCAAGCTAAAAAAAACGATTTTAGAAGAGCATTGTACTACAAAAGCTCACTAGGTGGGATGTAATAAGTTGCAGGTTCTTAAGATTGCGTAAGTTCTTAAGAGAGGAAGACCAGAATCTATCATCTTGTCATTCCCATGATACAACATTTTGAAGGAAAAAGTAACTTCAAAAACCTAATAAATTCATGAAAATGTATTTTCACAGAGAGACCCCGCATCTCATGTCATGACAAAATAACACTCTTGGTTCATTTTTTACCAAACCTTGAACCGGGAAAACTTTTCAACCTCCTTGCTTAGCGATCGTAGTTTATACATTCCATAAGACAAGGTGATGACGTGTGAAAATGGCTCATGTTCAGTGGCCCCTACACCATCAACTTACCTTCGACGCGACATTGACATTGCGGAGGAAAACAAACTTCATACCAATTGATCCAATGGAATACTTTAAGCAATTCTTCGCCACCCAAATATAAACCATCTGAATTATTGGAGCTTTGAAGCTACACATTGTTTCGACGATAGTGAAAAGTGATGTAATACACACAAGTATTGAGCAATGTAATCTTTAAAAGAGCTAACGACCCCCTCTAAAGAGACGCTCGGCTTCCACAACCTCATGAAGATGGGATCCAAATTGATCTGCACTTAAAGAAAGAACAAAAAGAGAGACCCACGAACCCCAAACCACAACCAAAGATAGGACCAAAAGTCTTTTGAAGATCAATCGTAAATAAATTGGCTGTGCGTCAACAATTGTAACACCGAAGAGTTAATTCCTACATACAGAAAGACAATGGGTGACAACTATTTACAAAAGGCCAAAAAGACAATAAATGGGCAACACCCATTTACAAAAAGACACCAAGGGGTGAATGGTGATGCCCATATACAAAAGAAGACCAAAAAGATTAAGCTCACAAACTATCATGAATAATCTAATCTATAAAGAGCACTTGTGTGATGTGTCCAACTAGACAATAATCTCAAAAAGCAGAAATGGAATCGTTGGCACGTGGACGCAACCCCATAGAAAGATAGATGGTTCCATTCGAATCAAGATCACCACTAAATAGCCCAAAAAACCATCTTCAAGACTACGCTAACTCAAACCTTTATCATTCTTCTCTTCAAAGCCAAAAGAATATCATTCACCGCATGGGGGTGAACCCAAATGACGTTGAAAACAAACTAGGTCCCACAAAGACAATACTCAAGGGTAAAATACCCAAAAGATGATCAATGCATTTTTCATCATCACTGGCATACATATACCAGCCAAAATGAAGCTTTTACTCTTAACCATGTCTAATGTTAGAATTTTTCCCTTCTGCTATTGCCTACTATCAATGCAaaatagaaaaacaaagaaaagaaaaaaaaaaacttttggtGCCAATTCGAAATCGAATTGGCTGGTACATTACGAAAGATAGGTCTTTCTTGAGCCCTCCTCTCCCTATATACACCTTCCTTACCTCTACTAAAAAGGATCTATTAAATCCAACAATAAACGCAACCCGAATGCACAAGCCATTCCATTTTCATTATTTTGTTTGTCATATCATCGTCTCTCAAGTCTCAACACACACAAAAAAGTCACAGTGAAAATAACGATAATAACAATCCTACATCATATTGTACAAGTAATTAATCATGGTTATTACAAACCTCGGCTATGGACACTCGATTGATAGCAATCAGGTCATATATCAAGTATCTCCTCTCCTGTTTCTCAGGGCTTATGGTATCAATAATCATTTCTCCATCGAGCAATGTAAAATGGTGAAACTGTGAGAAAGATGAAATCAGCTAAAGAAGGTTGCTTCTCAGTTAACGATAATTCACAAAGGAAAGCCAACTTTCACGTACTTCGGACATATTTTTGCAAGGAAATCTCAACTGGACCCTCCGAAATTTAAAATTTCGATCGACTAAGAAACAGCCATCAGACGACAGCAGTAACATGTATCTTGTTCCATCAGCTTTCCAGGTAGCATAGTAATAACGCTGCCTAAGCAGTTGCAAGTTCTCTCTGTTTCAAGTCAAGACAACATGCTGTCAATTATCAAATTCAGACTAGCAGTACATAAATCATCTTATCATACTATTACAGAGCAATAATGTACAGCAAACTTCTCTGGACACAAGTCAGTATCACAGTAAATCCATCAAAAATCTGCCCGGATATGTATTACACTTTCACCACAATGTAGTTGGCGATCATTCACCATCAAAgcgaaaaagaaaaataattataAAAAGGAGGTTGGCAAGAAAACTTAAGGAAGGAACAAACTGAGAGACTAAACAAAGTAAAGTGAACGGGTGAGAATGTGAGACAAAGAAAGAACGAAGAAAAGGGAAAGAAGAGCAAGGAAAAGAGAGAATGATAGAAAAAGGAAAGGAGCAGAGAACAAGGGGAAGTGAATAGGTTAGAATGTTTTGAAATGCTCTACACTTCTAGAATACCACTAAAAATCGAACCAGAGTGACGACAGTGTCCCTACAATATCACAACTTTGGCAGGACAAGAAGCACCCATGACAACAAGCACCAGTTGAGCCACTAATAACAAACTAATCCTAAGACTTCACTCAGGCAGAACTCAGAAGTACAAAAACAAAATTCAAGGCCACAGAACAACATATAACCTAGATCCCATAAAGGAAACATATCAATCTGCTACATACAAGAAGCCATAACAATAGTGGTGCATGCCCCAACCTGTCAAGTGACACTGGATGAGACCCTGGAAAATATGAATGCGCCCTTGTCTGCAACCAAAAATGTAGTAgtaaatactagaattaaacAAATTGAACAAGCACAGCTATGGTGACCAAAATTTATAGAACAGGGACACCTCAAAAAGAAAGAAGGTATAAAGCCATAAGAGACAGCTGTACAAGTAATATTTGTACCAACAAATTGTATACACTCATCCTCATATGAGACAGTCTCATGAAATGGTTATTGTCAAACCTCTCACATAATAGGTAGTTGTTTTTTCAATTTCCCATCTTTCACTTTCTCTTTCCTTTACTGTTTGATTCTATTGTGTTATATATTACGTTACACATTATCTTAATGACTTAATGTGAAACGGTCTTGTACAAGACTTGCTTAAAGGTAGATTGTAATATAAGATACAATCCGGAtcttaaaaaaaattcaaacatGAATATGACTGATAAAGTAAATAACCACCTAGTTAATTTAAACTAGTATAGttcccgtgctacagcacggtattttttagatttgttttatagagaaattttcttattaaattaattgtataaattaactatacttggaatttaatgttataatgtacggAGTACtaaatataatcttagtaagaaGTAGAAAACGAAAGCTTACTACCATCAAAAGacactttaagttaagttatttttgtctggAACTTTTTTTACTTTACTATTAAAAATAACACTATAATGTTATATCGTTATATGATATGACATAAAATAAagggttatttcatg
The Silene latifolia isolate original U9 population chromosome 11, ASM4854445v1, whole genome shotgun sequence genome window above contains:
- the LOC141611864 gene encoding uncharacterized protein LOC141611864; this translates as MLLLSSDGCFLVDRNFKFRRVQLRFPCKNMSEFHHFTLLDGEMIIDTISPEKQERRYLIYDLIAINRVSIAELPFCERWKLIEKEVVDPRKNERRAMDKHPKPPYRYDLEPFRVRRKDFWLLSTVGKVLKEFIPKLSHDADGLIFQGWDDPYVPRTHEGLLKWKYPEMNSVDFLFEVGEDGAEYLYLYDRGKKRLMDNNRVAFGDGFDSPSSYAGKIIECSWDSEENVWVCMRVRVDKSTPNEFNTYRKVMKSITDNITEDVLLNEINEIITLPMYADRIRMDSRSQKKGKPPPAKMERN